The genomic region AGTACAGCAGACCACACGCTTGTGTTCTGGTCATTGAATGCTCTGATACGATATTTATGCAAACTGGACGGTAACAGATCAGAATGAATAAAAGTTGTACCACTAACCGTTGCCACGATTTGTCCATCGGCTTCAATTTCGTAAGATGAAGCTCCCACAACCGCGTCCCACGTCAGAATAACATTCGTTCTGTCCGAAGTTCCTTTCAGCACAGCTGTAGTTAATTGAGTCGTTCCCGTTAAGATCTCACTCCAAGCTCCCGCACCGGAAGCATTTTTGGCACGAATACGGAAGGTATGCTCCGTATTTGGTGCAAGTCCGCTCTTCGTATAAGCAACTCCACTCACGGCCACTACCGTACCATCAATCTCTAGGTCATAACCGGTAGCTCCAGTTACAGCACTCCATCTTAGCGCAATCGCCGCTGTGGTTGCAGAGTTAATACTCAAGCCTGAGACACTCGCAGGTAACGTAGTTTGAGACAACACTGCTGTCCATGCACTCACATTGGTGTCGGTCAGGGCACGAACACGATATTTATGAATCGTTCCACCAAGAACTCCATTGTGTACATACATGAGATCACTCACCGTAGCAACTACTATGCCATCTGCCTCAATCTCATATTTAGTTGCACCAGCAACTTCATTCCATGTCAGCGTAACTGCCGTTTCTTCAGGTACACCTTTCAGCGTTGTGGGTACATTCAACTGGGTCGAAGCAGTTACGATCTCACTCCAGCTACCAATGCCAGCAGCATTTTTGGCACGAATGCGGAAGGTATGATCTGTATTGGCTAGAAGACCACTTTTCGTATAAGCAGATCCACTGACAGAAATTACAGCACCGTCAATCTCCAAATCATAAGCGGTAGCGCCTGCAACTGGGCTCCATTTCAACGAAATAGCAACAGGTGTAGCTGTATTTAACATGAAACCGTTAACTGCAGCAGGGATGGTGCTTTGCGTCAGGATTGCTGTCCACGCACTTGTGTTTTCACCCTTTAACGCGCGAATTCTATACTTGTGAGCCGTTCCAGGCAATAAACCATCGTGTATATATACTGGCTCACTAACTATGCCAACAATTGTACCATCGGCTTCAACTTCATACGCTGTCATATCTTCTACATCCGACCATGACAGATTGATTGCTGTTTCTTCCGATGTTGCCTTTAATACAGGTGTGTTTAAAAGCGTCATACCACTGATTAGATCGCTCCAAGTACCTACTCCTGCGGCGTTCTTTGAACGAATACGGAAGGTGTGCTCAGTATTCGCAGCAAGACCACTCTTCGTATAGGACACTCCCGTTACTGGAACAACGTTACCATCAATTTCTAGGTCATATCCCGTGGCTCCGGTTACTGCTGTCCACTTTAGAGTGATACCCACATTCGTAACAGAACTAATATTAAGTCCTGCAACTGAAGCTGGTATCGTACTTTGAGTCAGCATAGCAGTCCATACACTCGTATTGGTATTCGTTAGAGCACGTATACGATACTTGTGTGCAGTTCCTGGTAACAATCCATTATGTGAGTATGCCGGATCACTAACTGTGGCAATCACTGCACCATCTGCTTCAATTTCATAAGTGGTTGCGTCTGCTACCTCAGCCCATGTAAGGTTGATTGCAGTCTCTTCCGATGCTACTTTCAAAACGGGTGTGTTCAACTGCGTTGTTCCACTGATCAGATCGCTCCAAGCACCTACTCCTGCGGCATTCTTGGAACGAATACGGAAGGTGTGATCTGTGTTTGTTGCAAGACCGCTCTTCGTATACGCTACTCCCGTTACTGGGATAACGGTACCGTCGATCTCCAGATCATATCCTGTTGCACCTGTAACTGCTGTCCACTTCAATGCAATAGCCACGTTCGTTATTGAACTAATGGTCAATCCTGTCACTGAAGCAGGAATCGTGCTTTGCGTCAGAATTGCTGTCCATGCACTTGTATTGGTATCGTCTAACGCACGAATGCGATATTTATGGGCTGTTCCTGGAAGCAGTGTTGTATGGGTAAAGCTAGGTTCCCCTACCGTTGCTACTACTGCTCCATCGGCTTCAATCTCATACTTCGTTGCATCAGCAACGGCTGCCCATGTCAAATTGATTGCAGTTTCTTCTGAAGTTGCTTTTAATACCGGTGTATTTAGAAGTGTTGTTCCACTGATCAACTCACTCCATGCCCCTACACCTGCGGCGTTCTTGGAACGGATTTGGAAGGTATGATCTGTATTGGCTACAAGACCACTCTTCGTATAGGCTACTCCCGTCACTGGGACAACCGTTCCATCGATCTCTAGATCATATCCCGTTGCACCTGTAACTGCTGTCCATTTCAGTGAAATGGCTACGTTCGTAGCCGAGCTAACCGTTAAACCTGTAACTGATGCAGGTATAGTACTCTGCGTCAGAATTGTTGTCCATGCACTTGTATTGGTATCCGTCAACGCACGAATACGATACTTATGGGCAGTTCCTGGCAGCAGTGCTGCATGGCTATAGTTAGGCTCTTCTACTATTGCCACTACTGCTCCGTCCGCCTCAATCTCGTATGTAGTCGCATCTGCTACATCAGCCCAAGTCAGGTTGATATTCGTTTCTTCTGATGCCGCCTTTAATACAGGTGTATTCAACAGTGTCGTTGTACTGAGCGGATCACTCCAATCACCCACACCTGCAGCATTTTTCGAACGAATACGGAAGGTGTGTTCTGTATTGGCTGCAAGGCTACTCTTTGTGTAGGCTACGCCAGTAACAACTACAATTGTGCCGTCAATCTCCAAATCATATCCTGTCGCTCCGGTCACTGCTGTCCATTTCAGACCAACAGCTGCATTAGTGACCGAGTTTATAGTGAGATTCGAAACAGGACCAGAGAGTGTACTTTGGGACAACATTGTAGTCCATGCACTTGTATTCGTATCATTCAAAGCTCGTACACGATATTTATGAAGTGTCCCTGGTGATAGGTCAGTGTGTGTATAAGCCGGATCTTCAACAATTCCTACGTTAACTCCATCAGCCTCAACCTCATAAGAGGTAGCCCCCTCAATTGCAGGCCATACCACAAACATATCTTCTTGCGAAGAAATCGCTTTAATAACAGGCGTACTTAGAAGTGTCGAAACAGTTAGCATGTCAGTCCACTTACCTACACCGCCTGCATTTTTAGATCTCAATCGAAATGTGTGCTCGGTATTGGGCATAAGAGCCGTCTTGCTGTATGTTGTACCAGAGACCGGAACAACAACCCCATCAACCTCCAGGTCGTATCCACTTGAACCTTTAATTGCAGTCCAACCTAAAGAGATTTTATTGAATGTATTTTCTGTAATTTTCAAACCACTTGCTGAGTCAGGTACAACAAGTTGCGTAGCCGTTCTGCTCCAATTGCTCTCATTATCTGATGATACTGCTTTTAATGCATAGGTATGACTAGAATTGGCCTCCAAACCAACGTGTTCGTAATTCGTTACATTACCTAGGTCAATTGGGGCTTCACCATCAATCTGGAGTTGATATCCATCGGCATGATTAATTGCAGCCCACTCTATTATATTTTTCCCTTGCTCAGAGCTCGTGGAGATCACAGGTTCGTTAAGCAGTGTTTTAATATTAAAGACACTACTCCATTCACTTTTCCCTATAGAATTTATAGCACGTATTTTGTAAGAGTAATTCTTGTTAGGAATGAGTACGGCATCATCCAAGCTCGTACCATAATAAGGTCCCATTAAAATACCATCACGCTCAATTTCATACTGTACAGCTTCCTGTGCATGATCCCAGCGAATATGAGTCGTGTTTTCACTTGAGTTACCCGTTATATTCGAAGGCACCGATGGTACATTATTAATCGGTAATGGATTTACCTCCTGTTTGGTAAAAGAAGCCGGTTCAGCTTTACGTGTATAGTACGGATTAAGTTCAGAGTAAAAATCTACAACTTCTCCCGTATCTGCGTTTACAACCAAACTCAACTGTCTGACATCATAATCATATACATCAATCGGTGTCAGTTGACCTAGCACATTATAGTGTGTGATCTCCCATTGTCCGACTTGGTTATAGGGTTGTCTGTACGTCATCTCAGTAGCAATTTCACGAACTTTGCTCAGATCGATAAGAAAAGCATTGTCGATCTGTCCGGCATATTTGGATGTATACGATCCAAAGCTTATGTTGGTAATATCACTTGTGAAACCCAGGATAGACTGCATTCTGGTGAACGAATATCCCGTTGATGAAATATTGTAGGATCTAGCCCAACTCAGTTTAACTGATTTTTGATTCACCTGTAGTTGGCCGTTGTTGTTGGTCATTACATATTGATAATCATTGCTTGATGAGACTATCCCGCTTCCTACCGCTGCATGTGCCCGGTTCCCCCCGTACACGCCAAACTGCCCGAATACCAGCATGAATACTAGTAGACGGACAGTCCATAGGTTAAATCTGTTTTTTCTTTTTCCTGCGACCACTCTTGTTCTCTCCTTCAGTAGATATGATGTGCCACTCCCTATGCTGTCACCTGTGGTGAACGGCAAAACTATCTATTCTGCGTGAAAAAACCAATCCCTCTTTTTTACATGTAAAATTTTTCTTATAGCGCTTTCATTTATAGTTTCTTTAAACAACCATATTGCAAACGGTATAAATGGAAAGGAGAACCGCACAAATATACCAATCATTAATAAAAGAACATATTTTCCTATCTACCATTAATCATAGAGTAAAGATCCCCCATCTAAAGTCACTGAATATTACTGGACAGTCATTTATTATTTGGATTTAGCTTCTACGATCTTGCCAGTGTCAGTGTGAAAATCTCGACCGGAAGATCCATGGAGAAGCCAGCATTTAGAATAACCCGTCCACAAGCGTCCAAGGTGCTACCTGTTGTGTATATATCATCGATTAGCAGGATCTGTATGGGTTTGGCATGTGACATGGCCTTTTGTGTTGGCAGATGAAATCCCCTGTATAGCTCTTCAATTAACTGCATACCATCTCGGTTGATGGAAAAAGCGTTCTTCATCGTTTCAATACGCTCACCGCGTGATTTGAAGCTTTGTTTGGTCGTGTTGATCTGGCGCTGCAACAGATCCACGATGGGTAGGCGGAAGGCGGTGGCGAGCCCAGCAGCCAGCCGCTCCGCCTGATTGAAGCCGCGTTCGGCTAGGCGCTCGCTGCTCACGGGAACATAGGTGACCGCGTCAGGCCTCCATTGCGGCTTCGTTTGCAGAGGCGGCGACAGCGGGCGTTGAGTTTCTGCTCTGGGATAGGCGTGCGCGTTGGTTAATGCGCGCGGGTGGGGTGGATGTGAGCTGACATCCACCGGCTTTTGAGCAAGTGTGGCGAGATGAGCCACGGGGGCTGGGGGTTCTTTTGCCAAAGCAGAAATTTGTTCCTCGCTCATCGCTTGAAAAGCTTGAATCAACAAAGCGGTTAGGAGCGGCGCGTATCTTTCGTGGCCTCGGAATTTGTACATGCCTATCCATTCTTTCATAAGAGCATTGTATTGTACGGCGCTGCGATTGGAGATAAAAGATCGGTTTTGCATGTGTGGACGAGCACAGTCCGGGCATCCGACACCCCGACCACAACGCAGGCAGCGGATGGAACGGATCCATGGAATCTGCTTCACACAACGTGGGCATATGCCTGGATAGATTGAAGACAGCATCGCTCGAGTGCCGCATGTCAGACAAGTCGCTCCCGGTGGGGCGAGCAGGTGATGAAGACGCCCGGTCAGGTGCTGCGCATAATCGTTCATGTTACTGAGCCAGTTGGACATAGGGGGCATACCTCCAGTCTCGGGAATGTAATATGAAATGTGGAACCGAACTTAGCAGATGACAATTAGGTTTGGGATGGTGGGTGCAGATAACCTTTGCGACGAGCGATGGTATTCATTTTCCGGATCTGTGCAACGGCCTTCACCTGAGAACGTGTCCGACGAGATGATGCAAAAACCACTCTACCCGCCGGGTCATCCATGGAACGTCCTGCTCTACCTGCCATCTGGACCAGTGAAGCTTCATCAAAGAGACCATTGTCTGCATCCAATATGAAGACATCGCTGCGCGGAATGGTCACGCCACGCTCCAGAATCGTTGTCGTTACGAGCAAACGAATGTCGCGATCACGAAAGGCAGTAACTTTGTTAGCACGATCAGGGTCCTGAGATGAAGTTCCTTCGATATGGATCCCAGGAAAGGTACGACGCATCAGATTCACAAACGCCTCAATTTGGGCAATACGTGTCACAAACACAAATACCTGGGCGTCACGCTCCAATGAAATCTGGATGTTAGTCTTCAAGGCAGAAGGAAGATTTCGTTTCTTAATACATTCAGCAACGGTAACCATCTTGATCAGTCTTGGTACGGGCAAAGGATGACGGTGGAAACGTACCGGGACTTTGGCATGAGTGAGTTTACCTTGCGCTGCTTCCCTCTGTAGCCGAGCTGGCGGTGTAGCAGACAGATAGACGAAATTCCCCTCTGGTTTACAAGAAGATGCCGCCGCGTGAGCGAGCATGGGATCGTTGTGATACGGAAAAGCATCCAGTTCATCGATAATGACGAGATCAAATCCCTGATAAAAACGCATCAATTGATGCGTGGTCGCAAGCGTGAGCTGCGCGTCTTTCCAGCGTTCGTCGCTGCCTCCGTAAAGAGTAGCGAGCGATGTATCCGGAAAAGCTTTGGCCAGACGTGGAGCCAGTTCCAGCACCACATCCCTGCGTGGCGTGGCGACCAAAGCTCGTCCACGACGATCCAATGTATGTTGGAGCAGCGGGAAAATCATCTCGGTCTTGCCGGCCCCGGTCACGGCCCACAGCAAGAACCGCCCCGGCCCATCCCCTGCGGGTGGCCGGGCCAAAAACGCAAGCGCCGCGGCTGCTGCCGCGCTCTGCGCTGCGCTAAGCCCCCACCGGGCGAGCCCGCCGCCGGTGGGGGCCAAGGCCGTGCCACGCGGTGCTTCGCCGCGTCGTGGCACGGCCCCTTGCGCTGCACTGCGTAGCAGCAGCGCACAGGCACGGCTGCGCCCCAGCGCGAGGCAAGCCTCGCAGTAGGCGCACGCCGCCAGGCCGCAGGCAGCGCAGGGCACGCGCTGCCTAGCTTCGCTGCCACAACGGTGGCAGCGGGGCGCGCTCCGCGCGCGTCCAAGCCACGCGTGCCGGCGGCGCGTGGCGGGCCCTTCGAGGGCGGCTGTGATACTCAGCCGCCCGTGCAAGCGCGCGAGCTGTGCAGCCGCGCGCCACTCCCTAGGCGGCTGGGCGGTATTCGCCAGCAACGCCTCCGCCTCGGCCGCCAGTAGTTGGCGGCCGCTGATCCGCTCAGCCAGCAGGGCCGCGTCCCGCTCCAGCTGAGCCCACTGCCCGGCGGGATACGGCTCGGGCATCCCGCCTACCTGAATGCGATGCTCAGCACCACTCCCCGCTTTGCCCGCTATACCTTCTCGCGCCTCAACTTCCCCCGAAGCCAGTTCATATACATCCAGCTTCCGCGCAAGATAGCTCTGCCATTCGCGCTCACCCCAGTGATCCATGCCCCGCTCCATCTCAAAATGCTCAACCAACCAAGATGCCTGACTTAAAGGCACCACCGCATCTAAGAACAACCAGCGCAGCACATGCCGACCACTTCCGCCCTCTAGCCACCAAGTTACGTCCACTCGAATATCGAGAGACAAGGCCATGCTCCACCCTTCCCCTACACGACACACATATAAGGCAACTTTCATTTACTCTCCTCCCTCCAACCTACTTTCTCCCGAACGCAAAAAAAGCACATGCCAACCCGGCTGTTCGCCGGAGCATGTGCTTCATGTCCTATTCAATCTTGCGTATGATTAATCTACTCATTACTATACCAATTGAATCTCTACATCACAAGGTTCGTCATGCATCATACAATTCTGCTAATAACCAGAATCTTTCTTTAAAATTGCGAAACTTTTTCCAATCTGGTTCGTCTATACTTTTAAATTAAGAGTTCTGACTTCGAAAATCTTATTTCTGTGATCAAGAACTCATCGTACCCAGACAATAACCATAGATTGCATAAAAACCCATTTTTAATTTAAAAGCAGACTTGGCTACAATTACAAAAAAAGACTACAGCTTCTGCTGTAATCTTTTCACTGTAGATCTGCGAAATGCTAATCCTATTTCCGTTCACATGATGATTTATGCTCTGACTCGCGCAAATCAATCAGGCGAAACGTGTGATCGGTCTGCGCTACCCGTTCAATATCAGCAGGGACAGCAGGCAGATAGGATGTCTCCAATCCTTGCCTTTGCATAAGCTTTTCAATAATCGTAATCGTTTCCGCTTCTGTACGATCAGCGACAACGGTTAGTCTGAAGCTCTTTCCACGGTATAATAATTCCCGGCAAAGTTCTCTTACAATGCCTTCGATCCGCCCTGCCTGATTGGAAGGGATGAGCAGAATCTGCTCGAAACCTTCAGATTCCGGACGGGAAAGATGGCGCTGGTGCATGGCATGAACGGCCATTGCCGCCAGGAAGTATATGAGCAGAATCATAGTCAGATGAGCAACCATGGCAACTGCACCTCCTCGGAAGGTCATGCTCACCCATGGCGAACATCCCTGTATACAACAAGTATATGCTGTACTTCCTGAAGGGTTACACTTGCATTTCCCATCACTCATATTCCATTCTGATCGACACCGGACGAAGAAAGACAGGCCAGGTCATTCATTCACGCCTAAGCTTGAACATATGTTCCGCACAACCTTACACTTTGCTCATTTGCAGTGATAAAGTCCATTAACCCGCAGACCAATCCAACATTCTGGAAAGGGCGCGAGTGAACACCAATCTATACTTCATCAAGGTTGAACCAACCAATGGACTGACTTACGATATAAATACTGCTTTATAAAGAAATAAGGTATTAGAGCGTAACCCAACCATATTTGATCGAATTGATAACAGCTTGTGTACGGTCGTCTACTTCCATCTTCTGCAGAATACTGCTGACATGGTTTTTTACTGTTTTTTCACTGATGAACAGGAATTCACCAATCATCTTATTGCTCTTACCTTCTGCCATCAAACGCAGTACTTCAGCCTCACGACGTGTGAGCGGGTTATTGTCGCCAGCGACAAATTTAACACCGGCTTCCTTCGAAGCTCCTTCACTCATTGCCCCTGTTTCATTAAGATACGTCATACGACGCAGCTGCATGATCAGTTTGCCGGTTACTTTCGGGTGTATAAACGCATGTCCTTCATGCACGGAACGAATCGCATTGATCAGAGACTCGGCCTCCATATCTTTCAGCAAGTATCCGTTAGCCCCTTTACGAAGCGTCTCAAATACATAACTTTCATCATCATGAATGGACAGGATAATCACTTTGACATCAGGGAACAGCTCACGCAATTTCTCTGTTGCCTCAACCCCGTTTTCGATCGGCATGTTAATGTCCATCAACACGATATCAGGTTTATCCTGGTTGCAGAATTCGAGCACTTGAATACCATCGCCGCATTCGCCGATGACCTCAATGTCGTCCTCCATATTTAAAATGCGTTTCAGTCCCTCACGGAACAGCTGATGATCATCAGCCAATAGAACTTTAATTGACGCTTTACCAGTATCACGGTTTTCCATCATCCTGCTACTCCTTTCCCTTATCCACGTTTGTCGGGATATGAATCACTATTTTGGTTCCTTGATTTTCTCCGGATTCAATCTCTATTCTTCCTTCTAACAGTTCAACCCGCTCTCTCATCCCAATCAGACCGAAGTGGCTATGATCCTTGCTTTTCTTCGCAAGAAGCTCCGGTTTGAACCCAAGCCCATTGTCCTGAACGACAATCTTGACGAGCTGAGCCTGGTATGTAATTTCCACTACAACATAAGTGGGATAAGCATGCTTTGCAGCATTCGACAGACCTTCCTGCACGAGGCGGTAGATCGCTGCCTCCATCGCAGAAGATAAACGGTGTTCTTTACCTCTTGTTTCAAAAAGCGACCGGATTTTCGTTTTTACCTCAAAATCCTGCACGTACTTCCGAAGCGTTGGAATCAGTCCCAGATCATCCAGTGCCATAGGACGCAGATTGAAAATAACTTTTCTCATTTCTTCAAGACTGGAACGAACCTGGCCTTTCAAATCTACTATTTCGGCCTGGACCATCTTAAAATCCTGCTTAATGAGCATTCTTTCTACAATTTCCGTCCTAAGCACTAGATTGGCGAGCATCTGCGCAGGCCCGTCATGAATCTCACGAGCAATACGTTTCCGCTCTTCTTCCTGGGCCAAAATTATTTTCAAACCAATCATTTGTCGATTTTTGGCAGATTCGATGATCCGGGTCACTTGACCCAGTTCACCTGACAGGTATTCGAGTACAACACCCATCTGCGAACCGATGGTCTCGGCACGCTCCACAGAAGCTTCCACATTTTTGGCACGCTTCTGTAGGTCATCCCGACGGGCCTTCAGATACATTTCCTTCTCACGATAAATCATCAGATCCAGCTGCAGCTGTGTTGCTTTCTCATACGCCTGCTTGATATCATGCTCGGAATAACGGACAAAGTCACGGCTAACCTCGGTCAGCCGGATCCGGGAACGGCGGTAGTTCAGCTCCAATTGATCTACTTTCTCGATCGTTTCCGCCGTCTCCTTCAGCACCGACTTTAACTCCTCGTTGAGTGTTTTCAGCTCATCGCGAGTCGCGTCCATGATCTCGAACATTTGATATTTGCTGTTTTCCATGACTTGTATGGCGTTTTTAATGACGCGGTCTATGGCATCGGCTTGTAAATCCACGTTTGTTCGACTCCATTTCTATCGTTTCCGGTATATATCATACCATATCACGATGAGATGGTAACGGTCTTCGTTTTCTGTTCCCATTTTACAGTCAGTCCAAGTTGCTCGGAAACGAGTCTAAGCGGGACTAAAGTCCTACCACCCGTTACGTATGGTGCAACTGTTGCGCTCTGTCTTTTACCATTCAGAATGAATTCTTTCTGTCCTACAACCAGATCAATCAGCTTGCCACCCCGTAATACCGTGATCCGCTGATTTTTGCTATCCCAACTTGCCTGACCACCAAAAGCGTCCAAAACATGCTTGATTGGCACATACGTCGTACCATTTTTCAGTACCGGTGCTGCATCAATTGCTTTTTTCGTTCCATTCACCGTCATCGATTTCTGTCCGAGCACAAGCGAGGCTGTACCCGTAGGCAACCCAACTTCACTGGACTTGGAAGGCATCGTGAATGCGATATTGTCAAAAGCAACCGTACCTGTCTTCGCACGCTCATCCTGACCTTCCTCCACGTTCACCACATAGACCCGCTTCAGCTTCGCCGGATAGGCGATGTTCAGTCCGTTCAGATCTACGCTCAGCTTCTTCCAACCGTTCCAGTCAATCGCCTTGGCGAGATCGGCATATACCGTTTTGCCATTGGCATCCGTGAATTCAGCGCGCAGCCAGTTCAGGCTCTTATCTCCCATAACATCCATCGACATCGATGTAGCTGCAGCAGATACCTCTCTGCCAGTAGAACCATTCAGTTGTGCATAAGCGTACATTTTGCCTGTTCCAGCTGTCATATCATAACCGAGTTGCAGTACATTGGAACCGGCTTTCTCACCTGTTCCTGCAGTAACGGTTGCTGAACCAGTTACACCCGCTGCGTTCGTCGTGAAGTTAATCGGATAATTCACGTTCTCGAAGTTCTCCCAGATCGTTTCGCTTGCAGAAGCCGAGAGGACCACGACTGTGCTGTAACCATCATAACGACCAATCGCATATCCCACTTGTGCACCAGAATTGACGGAAGATACGGTTAATTGGTCAGCAGTCACTTTACCTTTGAACCCGATAAATTCCCATGTCAGCGAGTCCGCCGGAACCGTAACACTTTGTCCGCTCTTCGTTGTTGCCGTTACCGGAATGGACATCGTTGTGCCCGCCTTGAGCGAACCGAGACCTGATCCTGCAGTCAGGGAAGCCAGTTCACTTCCACCCAGTACCGATACTTTAATAGAAGATGAAGCTCCATTGCTCGTTGCCGTCAGGGTTGCTGTGCCTGGCTTCACGCCTTTGATCGTGCCGTTGCTGACACTTACGATGCCGTTGTTGCTGGACTTCCAGGACATGCTGATATCGCCTGTTGCAATCGGGTTGTAGTAGGTATCATATCCTTTGGCTGTGTACTTGCCCTCTTGCCCCACTAGCAACGTTTGGCTGCCGCTCACGGCAAAGCCCTTCAGTTTACCTACAGGTGCCGTAGAGAACACACCCAGCGTGTTTACAACCTGACGTTGCTCGGTGCCATACTCTGTGTTGAACGTCAGACCAGCGGTTTGCTCACCTAACGGACGTGTTACCATGGTTGTGGAGCCGCCTCCGTCCAGGTTCATGCCTTTCCAGACACCCACACTGGTCATAAAGGATTGAAGTTCCGTTAGCGACATCCCGCTGCTGTTACTGTTCTTCTCCGCTGCAATGATGTAGACATACCGACCATCCTGAGAGTATCCTACTGCCGTTCTTGCACGAATACCACCAATGCCGGACGCAGCGATATCACGGGAAAAGGAAGCTGCCTTACCACCATTCACCAAAATGGTATGACCGCCAATCATCATCTCCAGATTACTTGGATCGATCGATTGCCCGGTTGTTTTGGCTTTCAGTTTGTAATCCGCATTCAAGGTTTGGCCAACGGATAGATGGCTCATGATCCATGTCGCCGCTGTTCCATGTGCACGCAAAATGTACCCATCCTGCGGCACCGTCATGTTTAACGCTTTTTTATCCGAGATTTGCGTAATGACTCCATTCTGCACGAGAACCTCTGTCGGCGTTGTGGAAGGGTCATTCGGACGTTTGGTGGAGGTCCATGCAGGTGTATAAATATACATCGAGTTGGCATGACTATATTTCACCGTACCAGACTCTACCGTATAATCCTCTTTATTTATCCCACGCAAAACAAAGGTTGAACCATCCTGCGCCTTTACAGTCCCATCAAAGGAATACTCGTCGATCATCGGCTTGCCATCCTTGGTCACCGTGAGGGCATACATACCTGAAAGT from Paenibacillus sp. FSL R5-0341 harbors:
- a CDS encoding stalk domain-containing protein, translated to MLGKQLEDVKGSKVKKWAIVTLAGVIWIAPVMSTGGQMWSGTSWQSVAAAASTNTSKLSEEILTSGAKLMKYRYTTTRSGSKVNVLADVIQVDLQNPYVKLDVMTGKGGNLNSKQSTGAMAKENGAVAAVNGDYFNVSGELAPIGGQVSDGVLVSTPSELSGMYALTVTKDGKPMIDEYSFDGTVKAQDGSTFVLRGINKEDYTVESGTVKYSHANSMYIYTPAWTSTKRPNDPSTTPTEVLVQNGVITQISDKKALNMTVPQDGYILRAHGTAATWIMSHLSVGQTLNADYKLKAKTTGQSIDPSNLEMMIGGHTILVNGGKAASFSRDIAASGIGGIRARTAVGYSQDGRYVYIIAAEKNSNSSGMSLTELQSFMTSVGVWKGMNLDGGGSTTMVTRPLGEQTAGLTFNTEYGTEQRQVVNTLGVFSTAPVGKLKGFAVSGSQTLLVGQEGKYTAKGYDTYYNPIATGDISMSWKSSNNGIVSVSNGTIKGVKPGTATLTATSNGASSSIKVSVLGGSELASLTAGSGLGSLKAGTTMSIPVTATTKSGQSVTVPADSLTWEFIGFKGKVTADQLTVSSVNSGAQVGYAIGRYDGYSTVVVLSASASETIWENFENVNYPINFTTNAAGVTGSATVTAGTGEKAGSNVLQLGYDMTAGTGKMYAYAQLNGSTGREVSAAATSMSMDVMGDKSLNWLRAEFTDANGKTVYADLAKAIDWNGWKKLSVDLNGLNIAYPAKLKRVYVVNVEEGQDERAKTGTVAFDNIAFTMPSKSSEVGLPTGTASLVLGQKSMTVNGTKKAIDAAPVLKNGTTYVPIKHVLDAFGGQASWDSKNQRITVLRGGKLIDLVVGQKEFILNGKRQSATVAPYVTGGRTLVPLRLVSEQLGLTVKWEQKTKTVTISS